One window of the Vigna radiata var. radiata cultivar VC1973A chromosome 1, Vradiata_ver6, whole genome shotgun sequence genome contains the following:
- the LOC106759896 gene encoding UPF0496 protein At3g49070-like, translated as MDNDDDSQQKLKLIIFELNSFILINPFSNLEYHDFKLIIDENSSVLNRLKSMRKRLERNFKLKRYLKTLKCCVTVLCDMVAVTTHALTSVVTPTVLKFTCKSLERELPHLRFSRRFLGNVCEQLDMAAKGSYILNKDFDTMSRFVDRLYDDIEHVRAMMQLCLNKNIDKLISMQIVKELRKCNVGFGKKVEELKEHACLCLVTINRSRDWVTKEMEKMSG; from the coding sequence ATGGACAATGATGATGACTCACAACAAAAGTTGAAGCTTATCATTTTTGAGCTCAACTCATTCATCTTGATTAACCCTTTTTCAAATCTCGAGTATCATGACTTCAAGCTCATCATTGACGAAAACTCATCAGTGTTGAATCGTTTGAAATCAATGAGAAAAAGGCTGGAAAGGAACTTCAAGCTAAAGAGATATTTGAAGACGTTAAAATGTTGTGTTACTGTGCTTTGTGACATGGTTGCTGTAACAACACATGCTTTAACTTCAGTAGTCACGCCAACAGTTCTGAAATTTACATGTAAGAGTCTTGAGAGGGAGCTTCCACACTTGAGGTTTTCAAGAAGGTTTCTTGGTAATGTTTGTGAGCAGCTTGATATGGCAGCTAAGGGatcttatatattaaacaaagaCTTTGATACAATGAGTAGATTTGTGGATCGGCTTTACGATGACATTGAACATGTAAGGGCAATGATGCAGCTCTGTTTGAACAAGAACATTGATAAATTGATCTCTATGCAAATAGTGAAGGAGCTTAGGAAATGTAATGTTGGATTTGGGAAAAAAGTGGAAGAACTCAAAGAGCATGCGTGCTTGTGCCTTGTGACGATTAACCGATCAAGAGATTGGGTTACTAAGGAAATGGAAAAAATGAGTGGGTAA